In Roseibium algicola, the DNA window GCGTCGAGATGGCGCCGGCCTCAAGTCAGGAAATTTCGTGCCTGGCTGCACCAAACCTGCGCAGCGGCTGCCTGAGGCAGCAGGCATTTCGACAAACTGAAAATGTCACTGATCTCAATGTGCAGTGCCGATCAGCAAAAACGCGCAGGACACCATTCCGGATGCGGTCATGGCGCGCCTCATGTCTCAAGACCACTGTTCGGAGAGGCAACGACAAGAATGTCCACTTTGCTGACTGGCACTTGCATTGGCAAAAAACGCGTCGGCTGACAGAGACTGTCCAGGGACTGTCGTCAGCTTTCCGATGGCCACCCTGAAGCTGGCTTGGTCAGAGCAACAAGCGTTATTTGCCGGAAGAGACGTCGGCGACGCAGCGGTGGAGATGTCGCGCCAGCGTCGTTGCTTCTGCTTTCTCATCCTTGTGTTTCGGTCGAACCAGATGGAATGCGCCATCTGGAAACAGCGGTTGGTTCCGGAACACCGCGAGCTGCCCCTGCCGCAGCAGGTCGCTTGAATTTGAAACCCATCCCAGCATCACTCCCATCCCGGCAATCGCAGCCTGGGTGGCCTGAACGTAGTTGCTGAACGTCCGGTTGCCCTGCCCGCTTCCGGAAAGGCCCATAGCTTCGAAATATTGATCCCACCTCGGCCAGCATTCATCCTCAGCCTCGACATGCAATAAAGTCGCCTTTGCCAAATCGCCGTCGCCTGCGACCTTACCCAGGCAACCACCGAGGTGCTGGACAGTGGCCCTCTCCATTTCGCAGTGCGCGCGAGCAACTCTCCGGCCGGCATTTTTCCACCAACCTTGAAACAGGGGCATTTGCTGGTAGATGGAGCGATTTTGAACAACGTCCCGGTCGACGCGATGCGGGACCGCGTCGGGTCGGGCCAGGTGATCGTGGTCGACGTCAATCCCCGCGAAGATCTGGTCGTCGATGTCTCCCTGGAACGGTTCGGCCCGCTTGATGTTTTGACACGCCTGTTTTCGCGCCGAACGGAGAAGCTGCCAACCCTGCCTGAAATCCTGGTGCGTGCCGGCATTGTCGGCGGCATCGCCCACCGGGATCAAACCAAGGCGATGGCAGACCTCTTGATTGAACCTCCGGTGGGTCGCTTCCCCCTTATCGGCTATGGCCAGGCTCATACCATCGCCCAGGTCGGTCAGGATGCCGCGAGAGCGCGATTGAGCTGAACCGTTTCCATACGGAAACGAGCCCCGGAGAACAGGAAAAAGCTTCGGGATAGTGTAAGTCTATTTATCATGCCGCAGGGATTTCAGAATGATCTGGAGCGACGATATCGAGAGTCGCTCGCCCGTGCCTATTGAAGTTCATCCAGCCTTTGTCCGGATGAGGGTCTCGAGCGTCGATCTGTTGAGAGACGCAAGTGAGTTCCACCGCCAGACACCAGGTAACAAGCGACGCGGCGCTTCTTCCAGCAAGACTTTCTTGTGCGTCGAGATCAGCCTTCCAGGATACGTCTCAGTGAAACGACCGCGGCCGAGGTTCGGTTTTCAACGCCCAGCTTGCCGAAGATCCGGTCCAGATGCTTGTTTACCGTGCGTGGGCTCATGTCCAGAATGGAGGCGATTTCCTTGTTGGACTTTCCGTTGGCAATCCAGATCAGGACTTCGGCTTCGCGTTCCGTGAGGTCGAAGGCATCCTTCAGGATTTCGGAAGGCACGCTGTCCGAGACATCCGACACACGCAGCAGATGCTCACCCGCACTGATGTTGCCGGCATAAGTGAACCGCAACTCCCGACCCTTGATACGGGCAACAATGTCCTCTTCCTTCTGGGCAGCCTTTCCCTGTGGCAGCAGGTAATGGCGCAGCCAGTCGACGGCAGCTTCCGGCAACTGCCCGGCAGCCGCTGCGTCC includes these proteins:
- a CDS encoding LysR substrate-binding domain-containing protein, producing MAKATLLHVEAEDECWPRWDQYFEAMGLSGSGQGNRTFSNYVQATQAAIAGMGVMLGWVSNSSDLLRQGQLAVFRNQPLFPDGAFHLVRPKHKDEKAEATTLARHLHRCVADVSSGK